From the genome of Salmonella enterica subsp. houtenae serovar Houten:
AACTAATTTAAGCGCCCCTCTGAACACTTCGGCAAGATAACTCCCGCTGATTAAGCCGACGCTGAGGTTCATGGCCACCAGGGGTGAAATATATATGCCAATCGATGGCAATCCAAAATAAATAAGAAAAACAGCAATAAGTATTGGAATTCCCCTAAGAGTAAAGACCAGTACGTCGAGTATCTTCTGTAGTGGAAGGGGGGACAGCCGCCGTAATACGGCGACTGTAAGCCCGGTAAAAAACGCTGAAAGAAAACAGGTAAATGTCACAAGCAGCGTATTACCAATACCTTCCAATAAGAAATAAAAGATAGCCAGCATATTACCCGATGACATAGCTTACTATTTCATCCAGTTATCGACGACGCCAGATATTTTTTGTGGCCCTTGCTCTTTAAGCCATAAGTTAAAGTCATCGCGCACAGGAGAGCCTTTCTTAAAGGCAATGCCAAGTTGATCAACATTCTTGAAAACATAACGACTTTCTATCGGCATTTTTTTCTTATTTTTGAAGGTAAAATAAACCGGCTCTTCTATAAATGCCAGATCAAGATTACCATTTTTTAGATCAGCCATCGTCTCATTATATGTTGGATACAATTTTACGTTACTTAACAAGTAATATCCTTTGGGCTCCAGAACGTTTTTGATAAGGTCGGAGTAAGCCATTCCTCGAGGGTATCCAATAGAATATTGATTTAATTCATGGAGATTATTGAGCGTTATTAGATGATTGGCCATACTGACCAGATAAAAAGAGTTGATGTAATAAGGCTCAGAGAAATCAATAACTTTCTTACGTTTATCTGTGATTGAAATTCCCGAAAATGCGACATCTGCCTGACCGCTCGCCACTGCGCCAAGCATTCCATCCCAGGCATATTCGGTGATGTTTAGCTTACAATGCCGTGACTGACAGTAAGATGAAAAAAGCTCCAGATCTATCCCCTGCAATTTGCCATCAGCACT
Proteins encoded in this window:
- the fliY_2 gene encoding amino acid-binding protein, with amino-acid sequence MLSKKLALSMIVLGIMSSSAFANGVIEGRTLNVAVSPASPPMLFKSADGKLQGIDLELFSSYCQSRHCKLNITEYAWDGMLGAVASGQADVAFSGISITDKRKKVIDFSEPYYINSFYLVSMANHLITLNNLHELNQYSIGYPRGMAYSDLIKNVLEPKGYYLLSNVKLYPTYNETMADLKNGNLDLAFIEEPVYFTFKNKKKMPIESRYVFKNVDQLGIAFKKGSPVRDDFNLWLKEQGPQKISGVVDNWMK
- the yecS_3 gene encoding polar amino acid ABC transporter ATP-binding protein, which gives rise to MSSGNMLAIFYFLLEGIGNTLLVTFTCFLSAFFTGLTVAVLRRLSPLPLQKILDVLVFTLRGIPILIAVFLIYFGLPSIGIYISPLVAMNLSVGLISGSYLAEVFRGALKLVDPFEITVAKVAGMRQLQVIINIELPQMLRFSVPGIINEFSSVLKATPFAYTVGIAEITKQAMSLTAITLNGLQIYTLAGVLYFIIYKVFILLAGVFEKKYRIS